The following proteins are co-located in the Panthera uncia isolate 11264 chromosome F1, Puncia_PCG_1.0, whole genome shotgun sequence genome:
- the SLC19A2 gene encoding thiamine transporter 1, whose amino-acid sequence MDVPGPVSRRAAAATALLRTARVPRECWFLPTALLCAYGFFASLRPSEPFLTPYLLGPDKNLTEREVFNEIYPVWTYSYLVLLFPVFLATDYLRYKPVILLQGLSLIVTWFMLLYAQGLLAIQFLEFFYGIATATEIAYYSYIYSVVDLTMYQKVTSYCRSATLVGFTVGSILGQILISVAGWSLFSLNVISLTCVSVAFAVAWFLPMPQKSLFFHHVPSTCQRTNGIKAQNGGFVTNTTAANHLPGWEDPESKMPLNTEEPEPTPERLLVLKVLWDDFLMCYSSRPLLCWSVWWALSTCGYFQVVNYAQGLWETVMPSRDAAIYNGGVEAVSTLLGAVAVFVVGYIKISWSTWGEMMLSLFSLLIAAAVYIMDTVQNIWVCYTSYVVFRIIYMLLITIATFQIATNLSMERYALVFGVNTFIALVLQTLLTLIVVDASGLGLEITTQFLIYAGYFALIAVVFLASGSVSIMKKCRKQEDAESSSRVTTL is encoded by the exons ATGGATGTGCCCGGCCCGGTGTCCCGACGGGCGGCGGCGGCCACCGCGCTACTGCGTACGGCCCGCGTGCCCCGCGAGTGCTGGTTCTTGCCCACCGCGCTGCTGTGCGCCTACGGCTTCTTCGCCAGCCTCAGGCCGTCCGAGCCCTTCCTGACCCCTTACCTGCTGGGGCCGGACAAGAACCTGACGGAGAGGGAG gTCTTCAATGAAATTTACCCAGTATGGACTTACTCGTACCTGGTGCTGCTGTTTCCTGTGTTCCTTGCCACAGACTACCTCCGGTACAAACCCGTTATTCTGCTGCAGGGACTCAGCCTTATTGTCACGTGGTTCATGCTGCTGTACGCCCAGGGACTGCTGGCCATTCAGTTCTTGGAGTTCTTCTATGGCATCGCCACAGCCACTGAAATCGCCTATTACTCTTACATCTACAGTGTGGTAGACCTGACCATGTACCAGAAGGTCACGAGTTACTGTCGGAGTGCCACCTTGGTGGGCTTTACGGTGGGCTCCATCCTCGGGCAGATCCTCATCTCCGTGGCAGGCTGGTCCCTGTTCAGCCTGAATGTCATCTCTCTTACCTGTGTTTCGGTGGCTTTTGCCGTGGCCTGGTTTCTGCCCATGCCGCAGAAGAGCCTGTTCTTTCACCACGTTCCTTCCACTTGCCAGAGAACGAATGGCATCAAGGCACAGAATGGCGGCTTTGTAACCAACACCACGGCTGCAAACCACCTTCCAGGGTGGGAGGACCCGGAGTCAAAAATGCCTCTAAATACGGAGGAGCCG GAACCCACGCCGGAGCGGCTCCTCGTGCTGAAGGTCCTGTGGGATGACTTCCTGATGTGCTACTCCTCCCGGCCTCTGCTCTGCTGGTCTGTGTGGTGGGCCCTGTCCACCTGCGGCTACTTCCAGGTCGTGAACTACGCACAGGGCCTGTGGGAGACGGTGATGCCCTCTCGCGATGCTGCCATCTACAACGGCGGCGTGGAGGCCGTGTCCACCCTCCTGG GTGCTGTTGCCGTGTTTGTAGTCGGCTACATAAAAATATCCTGGTCCACCTGGGGGGAGATGatgctgtctctgttttctctgctcATCGCCGCCGCGGTCTACATCATGGATACCGTGCAGAACATCTGGGTGTGCTACACGTCCTACGTCGTCTTCAGGATCATCTACATGTTACTCATCACTATAGCAAC tttTCAGATCGCTACCAACCTCAGCATGGAGCGCTATGCCTTAGTGTTTGGTGTCAATACCTTCATTGCGCTGGTCCTACAGACCCTGCTTACTCTCATCGTGGTGGATGCCAGCGGCCTCGGCTTAGAAATTACCACCCAG